One Scytonema millei VB511283 DNA window includes the following coding sequences:
- a CDS encoding vWA domain-containing protein, with translation MSDQLRLDEAVEFAENPEPRCPCVLLLDTSGSMQGAAIDALNEGLRALQTDLLQNSLAARRVEVAIVVFDSDVKVIQDFVTPDQLDLPELTAQGLTCMGTGIHRALDMIQSRKATYRAHGVAYYRPWIFLITDGEPQGESEQLIEQARQRIETDEVNKHVAFFSVGVENANLERLKYISVRTPLRLKGLRFTEMFLWLSASITAVSHSRFDEQVALPPVGWGAT, from the coding sequence ATGTCTGACCAATTAAGACTTGATGAAGCGGTAGAGTTTGCTGAAAATCCAGAACCTCGCTGTCCTTGCGTATTACTTCTAGATACTTCAGGTTCGATGCAGGGAGCAGCAATAGATGCTTTAAATGAAGGGCTGCGTGCATTGCAAACAGATTTATTACAAAACTCTCTCGCTGCCCGACGTGTTGAGGTGGCGATCGTTGTTTTTGATAGTGATGTCAAAGTTATACAGGATTTTGTCACTCCCGACCAACTCGATCTACCAGAGCTGACAGCGCAAGGCTTAACCTGTATGGGAACTGGAATTCATCGCGCCTTAGACATGATCCAGTCTCGCAAAGCTACATACCGCGCTCACGGGGTAGCTTATTATCGTCCCTGGATATTTTTAATTACAGATGGAGAACCCCAAGGAGAATCAGAGCAATTAATCGAGCAGGCAAGGCAGCGAATTGAGACAGATGAAGTTAACAAGCATGTAGCTTTTTTCTCTGTGGGCGTAGAAAATGCTAATCTGGAGCGGCTCAAGTATATATCTGTCCGCACTCCACTCAGACTTAAAGGACTGAGGTTTACAGAAATGTTTCTCTGGTTGTCTGCTAGCATCACAGCCGT